Proteins encoded in a region of the Deinococcus aerius genome:
- the nuoK gene encoding NADH-quinone oxidoreductase subunit NuoK: MAPTGYYVALSGLLFAIGMIGVLTRRTAIMVFLSVELMLNASNLALVAFARSWGDLTAQTAVFIVMTLAAAEVAIGLAIIVAIFRKRETTNVDDLATLKG, encoded by the coding sequence ATGGCCCCGACCGGCTACTACGTCGCCCTCTCGGGCCTGCTGTTCGCCATCGGCATGATCGGCGTGCTGACCCGCCGCACCGCGATCATGGTCTTCCTGAGCGTCGAGCTCATGCTGAACGCCTCGAACCTCGCGCTGGTGGCCTTCGCGCGCTCGTGGGGGGACCTCACCGCGCAGACGGCCGTGTTCATCGTGATGACCCTCGCCGCCGCCGAGGTCGCCATCGGCCTGGCGATCATCGTCGCCATCTTCCGCAAGCGCGAGACCACGAACGTGGACGACCTCGCCACCCTGAAAGGCT